Below is a window of Xiphophorus couchianus chromosome 1, X_couchianus-1.0, whole genome shotgun sequence DNA.
aaaaacaaattccTTGTTTGTCCACACAATCTTGGTCAATAAAGTCGATTTTGATTGTGGTTTCATTCGGCTTATGTTTTAGTCTATtgtatatttgttaaaatattgcaCTTGCAACcattcagactttttttgtaGACTGAAAGAGCTCAGTGTTTCCTGGACTTTTGAAactatttgactatttttagcAGAAACATCTTGaaggaattttattttagcaccAAACATGTCGCTCCAAAACAACTGGAAACTTGACATATAGGAGATACAACTctatttcaaaaaaaaattttatctgATGGAGGTGTTAATCTAGAACTGATGTCTTTTTCTGTTCTTAATTTTACATCTTCCTCATTTTCCCACAATAATACTGATGCAAGCCATAAATGGAAACTTCAATATTTggatgccaaaaaaaaaaacctaaatgttGGATGAATCCTTGAATATTTCACGTTacacataatttaattttaaaaactggaatcaAACCAACATGAAGGGATTATTTCTGATTCACAAATAATCATATAAATAGCTTGTgcctgtgtttttcttttatgtttcctatttttttcactcatttatttatcaCTATGAAAAATcagcatataaataaatatttcatagtacTTATTCTGGCAGGAAAACAAGAAGGAATCATAAACAAGCAGTAAAGGGAAGCACCTTCATCATCTAAGAGAGAAGAAGTGAGACACGGAGAGGGAGTGGGCTGAGTCTGCGgcataaaaatgaccaaaaaaaattcttcacaGTCCAATTATCAGCAAGAATCTCCCCTCAGCTCTTCATGCACCGCCTTGCCAAATTTTAATGTCAAGAGGGTGGATCTACCGTCCTCCTCTTTCTGCCATAAGGTTATATAACAACTAGAACAtcactcacacacatgcagctGGAAGTAAATGACTGATTGTTGCAACCATAAATAATTACAAGCTATAAAAGACGACATTTTTCTGCCTGGTGGGTGCCCTGTGCTCCATTCTGGGGTTTAACAGACATATTAATGGCAGCCTTTTGAAAGAAACACCGCACATCTATGACTAAAAATCgcagatgtgtttttattaaccaCCGGAGGGGCTTCTAATTGAGACAAGTTGCAGGTCACTCAAGCAAAGGAGTGGAGATTCGGGTCTTTGCACCCAACAGAGTGCAAGGAATAGCGATGAGATTCACCTTTGAGATAAAATGGCTTCCTTTGTCACACATGCCCTTGCATAACTTCAACCCCGTACCTGATATCTCATGCAGCGTGTGTGAGCTCAGAGGTGTCACTGCACCAATAACAGCTGTGCTGGGAGAGGCAGGCGGTGGCGGTGTTTTCACAGGGATTCAGTCTGTCAGGAGGGCTGAGTGATGACCTCCATCTCACACTTTATATCCTGTTCACACACAGCGCTTcaattctgaaaacaaaaagacaggCTTCTGCGTGAGGTTCAGGGAATAAATCTGGGGCTTAATGAGGCCGGCCGGCAGTGAAGGAGGCAGTAAGGGGATCAGTTTTGAAGGTGGGGTTTGGACATAAAGATGACTGAGGAGTGCGTGTGTTACAGCACGTTGGAGAAATAGCTGCAACCcttaatcttttttattattcttttaggttttgtctaatttaaaCCATAGACACCACTGGTTCTACAGGGAATGGGTGTGTTTAATAGGTAAATGGAAGGAACAGGATACATTGCTTTCAAAGTTTTTGCAAATGAAATCCAGAAAGTGTCGTAGCATTTGTGCTTAGCTTTGTTTACGCTGATACTCATAGACGAAGTCACACATTTGGTAAGAACTTTGAGTGTTGCTTAATCTCGTTAGAAATCCAGATGTTCAGTGACGTTCCCAGAGGATTGAGagagaacattaatgaacaaacagcatcatatacaaacacaaataggAACACTGCAGACatgtcagggagaaagttgaGGAGAAGTTTGAGTTAAGTTATACAGCAGAGCTGTGAACGTCTCGCGGGCGATGATTCAAAGAATCTGGAACGACAGGATGAGGAGACGATTCCTCTGCAAAGCAACCAAGAAACCTATGCAACTCTGAGGAAGAGTGGCAGAATGTGTTGACAAGAAAGTTATTAGTTATGCAGAATTATCTGGAAGAATGGTAAGAAGAAAGTCATCAGTAGTCTGCTTTACGGTTTATGGACTCCCTAAAGAAATAGAGGAAGGTGTTCTGGTCAGCTggcatcaaaacaaaactacacTTTCTGACctacataaaaaacacaatgcaatgtaaaactaacactgcacatacCCTCATCCCCATGGTGACACATGGTGGTGGTcacattatgctgtggggaagcTGATCTGAGTCAATAGGAGGATTGATGGAGCCAAAATAAGAGGCTTCTTGGGAAGactaaatacttttgcaagttaCTGTATACATATAAACTTTGGAGTTGGAGCTCTTCAAAGAACTTCACACCACCGAGGATTTAACACACAATGGGGCTCCCCATAAACATCAAAAGGAATGCACAGCTATGAAAACATCGCAggaatattttcacataaataGATCTTTTGTCCTTAGTGGGTAATTTAGAGTGAAATGCATTACTATGAAGACGATCTGTTTGTTGTCTGGTTGAAGgatgctttgaaaacaatccTCTGCAAAAATTGTAACGAGCTGACTTAGCTCAGTTAAATGTCATACTGCCCCCTCTTGGATGATTTTGGATCATTAAAGGCAATTTCATCAGAGGAAAATCCCTTCAGAGGCGCCctctctgttttcatttcttgcTTTGTTGCAACACAGCCAAGTGTCTCATTACTCTCACACATCCCATATTGTTGCTGGTGAGAGCGGCGCCtgcttctcctttttatttgccTGAAATGACAACACGCATCTTGCTCAGGTTTGGACCACCACTTGCTTTCTGTTGGCAAACTCCAGAGCTTCTAACAAAGACTGAGCGGGAAAATTGGCCTGAGGGCCGGCTGGACGAGGATCCATGAGGCAGCCGCAGTCTAATGAGGGGGTGACAACATTACCACAGGGTCAGGCGTCAGTCAGGGAGGGGAAGATGCACGGGCCGGTGGCTTCacgaacagaaaaaaaaacatgtttctgtgagAGAATTGAAAAAATGCGGATGCTCGCGTCTCTGAACAAAACACCGAGCCAGGAGTGAGAAAGTCTCGTTATCGTTACACAGCGTTCCTGCAGGGAGACAAACCCACAATGCAGCCGGGCTGGGAATTCTGCTGCAACACAAAGAGTGCTTAGGGATCATTACAATATGCATGAACCGAGAGAGATTaagaatgacaaaaaattaagaGAGGTTGAAAAATACTCTCAGAGACAGCTTGCCCTGCTGTATCACGGCTCCTGCATGCCGATTCGAGGGGTTTATTAAACTGAATACCAAGTGGAGCTCTAACTAGATCTTATTATTTTCCTCATCAATGGACCCTTTCCTGAGGGCCACTCTTCAAAGAAATTACAGCCAGAGTTTAAAGACTGCTGATATTCAGATGAAATAATCTTCACTACTCACTTGACAGCAGCGGATAAAGCTGCAGGAACGGGGCCGAGCACTGGTGTGAATTTAACCcataaaaagattatttctttaCAGGCACGCAAGAGAAGATGAGACACATAACACTGCACAGCTGGAGAAGAACAAGAATGGTGATAAAGCGTCAAGATTCCTAGGAAACATTAGACCCGGGTCCCTGTCTCAACAGCCCACTGTAATCACATGAAGGAATAAGCATGTCGCTTATTTGATAAAAGTCGGCCATAAATGTAATAAAGCTGACAAGGTTATTAGAAGTGCCACAGGCCATTTTATATTGGCTCACACACCTTATAATGGATTATGGAGAGAAATATGGTGAAGCTAGGAAGTGGAGCTTGCCCATTTACAAAGGACCATGGGAGGCTTAATAGCTTGTGACTAAGTTCATTCATTCACATTAATTCCTGCTGCAATGACAATCTGCAGCGTGTTTCTGAGCACTATGAAAATTGCCCAGGGATCCGTTAAAGAGCGCCGCAGTTCGGCCACATGTTGCAGAGGTCATGGCGAGACATTCACAGGTCAAAGGTGCAGCACATACAGCCCCCACTCAATGGTAAAACTGTGGAAACAgccttttaaagatttattttgtcatcGCAGAAGCATAATCTGTCATTTAGCCTTTTTTAAATGCAATCGCTCAGTGGGGaacttatttcttttaatttttaagaattttttatagaacttttttctgtaataaGTAGAACTgaagatgtttctttttaacttatttttatgacttttcttATGGTATTatatgacattaagtcaagatAGATCCCCCACTCACCTTGCATATACTTAAACCAGATGTTGGCATAGAAAAAgtagatttaaaattatttaattatttaagtaatataaGTATTTACCAAAGCTTTGGGTTTGGTTCCTCCTTTAGTCCAGTCACCTGGTTTTCATACTCATTTAACTAACCATTGAACCGGGTTTAGCTGAGCCCAAACCCAGACAGATGGAGggtttcacagtaaaacatcagTCCTGTCTGCATCTTCTGATTGGACCATCTCCAGCGTCGTGtatacagtttattttatctCCAGTGTTGCTGCCAGATatttgcagaagaaaaagattattttgtcAGAGCAAACAAAGCTTCCTCCTGTTCTTCAGAGCGCAAAATGAGCTTAAATCCTTTGGAGTGACACACAGCAAAAGGACCACAAAGCCAATGCAAACAATGAGTCAGACTCCCAAACGGAGGAGGAATGCTGCATTTATTCAGTAATGTATCTGTAATTAAAGATTTGCCGAGCATAATATAATGAGAAAATGAACCCTGTCCCACAGTCTGCAGCTGTCTATTTAAATTAGGCTTGAAAAAGAAAGGGTTGCTGTCAAACTCGGGTTACAATTGAAAACATCTGACTCAACAAACCACAATAtagagtgttttgttttcacttagGAGAAAAAGACGTAGTTGCCATGGTCTGCACAAGAGAAAAATGAGCCTCAATAAGGTGTTTTTCTTGATTtgattcattaaataaatattcatctgGTCTCTTATATAAAAATTGTCTCCTCTTTatctttttctgctgttgttttttaagcagAGCTGGTGTTTCCCTCCTTAGCATCCTTCGGATCTGCTGATTTTGTTATTCCTTACAAGGCACACAGGCTTCGAACCTCCTTGTAACCAGCACCAACCAGAGGAAGAGAAGCACAGATGGTGCTTCTTCTGTCAGCTTCCAACCAAAGTCATTATCTCAAACTAGATGTGGCACTAGTAATaaagaaaactgctgaaacaggGAAGTGTTGCATAGGGTGACTTACGAGGTTCCAGAGGAGAaattcaaatggaaaaataagCCTGAAGACGCGCCGTAAAGGGAAAGACATAATCAGCCCGAACCTGGTggtgttaaaataatttctgctttGGCTCTGGGCGACACCAACCTCCTGCTTATggcaaaatgaacattttatgtgTCAACTCCGTTGCTTAATACTTTATGATTCAGTTTAACTCTCCATATCATCAACAAAAAAAGCCTACAATCGATACACATCGCTTCCAGTTTCAGGGGAAAAtccctttaaaaatatatgaccaattaagacaaacatttattgaaagatGGAAACTATCATGGCAACAATAActtggaataatttttttaaaagtcatttacATAAGAAATGAAGATTTACATAGATGGaggtttagttttttgttttctacacaAACACCTATATTTCTAATCGTCAGTCCAACTCACCTCgtgattaattcattaattaattattgattggatggatggatggatggatggatggacggacggatggatggatggatggatggacggacggacggacggacggattcAACAAAGTAACACATTAGGGCAAATTTTATTACGTTAACTTATcacttatttataaaatattttgcttgttGATATTTATAGATGCctgattcattttcttttccatatttttctgCATCTCTTCTTACAAAAGTTTCACTTGGTGAATACAGAAAAATTAATACTCttctgtttgcttgttttcacgaaacaaaacaaaagcaagtcAATTTGTTTCGACAAGGATCCTAAAAAATTTAGTCCGctatttattttcactgctgTGACATTTCTGAAACAGGTAACTTACAAATATTACAGGTGTAATGTGAACGCCTCCGGGGGAACAGGTGAGCGTGTGACGTCGGCGCTGCCTCACACTGCGCAGGGTGGAGGAGCTGTCCAGGGTGCTGAAACGTCAGACTGGTAATCGGGAGAAACCGGAGCAGAAGCCTTGGTTCTTTGTAAAGGAAACATGAAGAGTCATATAAGGATACTCTTTTACACCCACTGGAGACAATTTTTTGAATAACTTGGTATTTGCTAAAGGTTCTTAAAATCTGAAgtaaccttttctttttctcctccatcaTGGACCTGCTTCCAGCCCAGGAGGCAGCGAAAATTTACCACACCAACTATGTGAGGAACTCCCGGGCCATCGGCGTCATGTGGGCCGTGTTCACCATCTGCTTCTCCATCATCACCATGGTGGTCTTCATCCAGCCCTACTGGATCGGGGACAGTGTCAACACGCCGCAGGCCGGATACTTCGGCCTTTTCCACTACTGCATCGGGAACGCGCTCACCTCGGAGCTCACCTGCAAGGGCAGCGTCTTCGACTTCAACTCCATCCCGTCGCCGGCCTTCAGGACGGCCATGTTCTTCGTGGGGACCTCCATGCTGCTGGTGGTGGGCACCATGGTGGCTTTCAGCTTGTTCTTCTTCTGCAACGCAGGGAACGTCTACAAGATCTGTGCGTGGATGCAGCTAGCCTCAGGTCAGCAGATTGATGACCTTTAATGGAAATGTACAGGAAACAGAATTAATTTTGAATATAGCAAGAAAATAATGATAGCTGATTATGTCAGTATGATGAAGCTATAATGTAATAGAACATAAACTAAAGTCTTGAGTCATTGTAATTGTTGGTCATCTGTATTCATTGACTTTCTAGTCATCTAGAGTCATATTTtaaggtgtttttgtttctgggtTCAGTTGATTTGGTTGCtactcctgttttgttttgttttttatttggacttttccACTGGTTGTCTAGACAGACAATGGTCCTCCAGGTCCATTGTTTGTCTTCATTAATTTGCTGCTTTTGGGATTGACCAGCTTTTGTAATCTTTGCATCAGAGTTGAAAGAAAGTAACACAACCTGGTGGCTTGACATGTTtgtcccttttttaaaaaagaaaaacaataaaattaaactggATCTGCATGACGTAAAACAAGGTCACAGAAATATTTTGGACAGACAAAGAGGCTTAAAATGAAACGATTCCAGTGAAAAATTAGTCTTTAGGCACTTTGCCACAAGCAACTTGTgatatgtttccattttttaaatggaaacagTTGAATCCTAGAGATTTAAGCTTTTGAACCTTTGCTGCAGTTTAAAGTAAAGGTTAGGTGAAGGATGTTGTCTCTCTGTTCTTGTTTCAGGTctttgcagcattttgtttctgtttcattcagacAAGAATTTCAGATTCTATTGTTATGTTTGAGACGCCTTCCTTTAGGTGCTGTCTGAAACGCCTTCAATTCCATTTGTTAAATTTCCTCATTTGGAAGCACTCATTCCACAATAGCTCGCTGTCATGTGCCACGACTcaatagaaaatatgaaaaagcagTAAAAGCCTGAAAAACGGAGTATTGTCCAGAGTTAAAGGTCACGCTCCCATGCTTCCCCCTACCTGCCTAAACCCTGAGActcagctgtgtgtctgtgcgACATGATAAAGTCATTGTATCATCTGCCAACATCACACCTCTCTGGTTGCAGGTGTGAAGCGTGTGCTCGTGTGTTGTTCTTCACTGTGGAGGACGGCTCGGTTTCTGGTGTCAGAATAGACTCTGACACCTCTGAAGGCGGATCTGGTTTCACATAACAGGATAAGATGTCGATGAGCCGCAAACTGGTCTTAAACTGCACAACAAGCCAACCGGAGTTTAAAACCCTGGCAATATTAAACTATAACCTTTTATTATGTGGTAGCTGCATAAGCGGTGGAGGGGAAAGAAATGTACAAGAGGATGGGGATGTGATatttagaaatgaataaaacagaatcCATATCGCAGATGAAATTATGCCCAACAGCGAGCGACTGGAAATTGTTTGTAATGTCTGAATCCCTTCTCTAGCCGTGTTGATGGCGATGGGCTGCATGATCTACCCTGACGGCTGGAACGCAGCGGAGGTAAAGAGGATGTGTGGCCAGAGGACCGATAAGTACACTCTGGGAAACTGCACCGTGCGCTGGTCCTACATCCTGGCCATCATCTGCATTCTGGACGCCGTCCTCCTGGCTCTGCTGTCCTTCACTCTTGGTAATCGGCAGGACAATCTGTTGCCGGATGGCTTCGAGGTGGAGGGAGCAGGTGAGCGCACCACTGGATTAAAACATTAGAAACAGATGTATTTCATTTAGATTAATTAGTTCAGAGGGTGTTAGTTTACTTGCATAATTCGATCAAGGCAGtcatccaataaaaaaaacaaaaacatggttttACCTTGGcaggtaattttttttcccctcaagttcattaaaaatattggaGAAGATTTAAAAGTAGATAATGTGTTTAAATTTTGCTAATCTGATTAGGACAGGAACATTGAGTAAAGGGATTTTATGAAGCTCTTTACTCATtcaatataaaaatttaaaagggAAGTCAGGTGAGTTAAGAAGTCATGCTACAGAGCAATTTATACTTGTTATTAAAGCTACAAAGAATGTGAGTCTTATGAAGACGAATTTTGAAATCTTGTGCAAACATGACATTCATTTAAAAGCTGTCTGAGCAAAATTTAATTCCAGAttgagaaaatgtataaaacaaaatccGTTTTACAGGGGAGACCAGCAAACCTGTTCTGAATTGCAGAGTTTCACAGtgcaaaatgcaattaaaacaaataaagagaaCAGACAAGAAGccaacaaccaaaacaaaagcatcacTGATAACAGTTTATGTTCACATTACTTTGCATGTCAGAATGTCAAATTAATGTTGCAAACAGCTGACTGTCCGTCTGAGCTGGTCGGGCGATTACTGGAGACGGTGCAGATGAATTTATGAAACAAGCTCAGTATCAAATAGTTTCATTGAAGTCCTGAAAATAATTGTTACACAAGGACAACTTGGACTGTTTGACAGAAATTCTTTAGGGAGTAAGATGGCTCAATATTCCTGGCTTCTTTTCCCTCAAAGTTGCTGCTCAGTTTCTCAGTTTcaacatgtttgaaatatttcatgctAAAAAAAGTAAGTTTCCAATTCATATTGTACAGATAACTAAAATTACTCTTTCATTACTACTCTTACTTTTTTCTGAGCTGGTTGGGAGCCGGcggtgttttttaaaatctacatgAGCTTAAATggcacttttttcttttacagaaaactcgtgaacatatttattcaaaatggAAGGACAATGAAGATCCCAGCTGGAGCAAAACCAAGCTGTTATTTTCCCCTTAAGTTGTAGTGATAGTCTTCTGGTTATTTAACATTTCACCAAATAAACACATGTACACAGTTATTCCGTACTGCATGAAGATCTGTTCTTTTATTGAATGGTGTGTTTTACATGTTCgtctttaaacaacaaaaacagtctaTGTTTTTGAATGTGACGCTAATGTAAATTGTACGTTTTTACCTTTAGGTCTCAGCAGATAACATAGCTTACTTTGATATGATCGGTTCGCTACACCATCACAAAACATCAGATCTCACCGactctatatttaaaaacaggtaAATTATTACTCAACAGTTGGCCATACATACAACCGAGCTCAAACACATCTTCCATacactttattaaaacacagcTACCCAGCTAAATCATTTTAGCTAAGATATaagatttgttaaaaactgtacATAACTGTAATATACATAAAGGCAAACTCTTTGGTACAGATATatacagtttattttcttttttttccctccatttaATTGGgctttaacattttctctcacTGAAACCTTTTACCCCCCTAAACCTGAATTGTAATAGGTGTATGAGAATACCAGCCTCCCATGAGAACAatcaatctaattttttttattacatactTTCCAAATACCAGGTGACATTAGGTTTGTTATGGCTAAATATGACCTACTTAATGATAGTGTCAGAAAGACTCTAGGGggccttaaaaaataaaccacagtCAGTGTAAATGTCAGCCCAGTGTGCAACTTTCTCAACCTACtttacaaatacaaactttatACCCCCAGAGAgataaaaggggaaaaaaatcatttttataaaaagtaacAGCACTAATGAAAATGTAAGCGAAAGTAAGTCCTTTTGAGggaacagagaaaagaaaaaaaggctacATATCCTTGACTTGTTTTGAGTTTTAGTGCAGGAGTGTAACAAACAAGGATGCTTTCACTAGCAGAACATTGAGACTTTTGCTCTTGGTTGGGTGGGTTAAACGGAGCCCAGCAGCTGGAGCCGACATCAAATAATAAATCCACCGGATTCCTGACGTCACGCCGAGAGGAGAACggacaaacacaaagcaaacgTACACAGAAGCAAAAGCTGAACAAGAACATAAGaaatccaaaacaataaaacaacaacaaaaaaaagagaaataaatattcatttgatATGCCCAAAGTGGAAAGTGATCTGTTGCAGTCTCTTAAGGAATTGGGAGGGAGGGGAGGTGCAACGCCTGAACATGTCCACTAGAGGGCGAGCCAGGCGTGGCACAAGCATTCTGCAGCCGTGGCTCTTTTCTCTGGGACCAGCTCCAGCATGGGAAGTAGGAAGTCGGAGAAACACTCTGCTTCCTCGCGGGGCCACTCGTATTTCTCCACCAGGACCTCCAGCAAACCCCACGGCTTCAGTTTGGTGATGTGTTTCAACTCACCTGCAGACAAACGGCACAAGCAACGCTGCATCAGATGGGAGgctactaaaaaaataaaataaaaaaaagggacaGAGCCTTGAAAAAGTCTTGAATGTACTTTGGCATGTTTAACCACAaaccaattttatttaaattttgtgctttattgTATTTATAAGCCCAACAAAATGTAGTATATAATTGTAAaagaatgatttaaaaaatatattaataaagaCTGGAATATTGTGGCTTACGAAAGAATATTAGGGCAATAgcggataaaagaaaaacaaagtgcgGTTACAGAGGAGTAAACGTGAGCTCAAAActcatttcagagaaaaaaaaatgtagaaaatttaaCTTGTAAATttgcaagaacaaaaaaatgcaattttccacaattaaatgcataaattcAAACTAAGATATTCTCTGATACTGTAAAGtcagacatttgaaataaaaaatattcataattttacTGACTTTAAAATCAAGAATTTTTAGACTGgcgtggaaatttactccttctttagcatattattttttcttctatcaGCTTTAAGACTCCATCGCAGTGGGTGCATTCGCCCCACCAAATAATTTGACTGGATTCGATGGGAGAACATTTGAAGCTgaacaatgaaagaaaaccaGTGAGAGGCAACAAAACACTTGACTGGGGCAGAGGTTCATGTTCCAGCAGGAAACAGACCCCAGACAcgcagccagagctacaatggatgCATAATACGAAATGTAAAACTtgcttttcagatgttttccccAAATAAGGTGGAAATCCATGGACTCTTCACAATTATCACCCAGTTTTGGGTTTGTAATGCAAAAACATCCAAAGGTACAAACATTTTACCAAGACACTATACTTGTTGTgaattatattataatatataacATTAGTAGCTACAACTTTCTGCTTACCCACTCCAAAAataatgagcttttttttttttttttaaatacatggTACCAGTTTGAGCCAAAGAACATTTAATAATACAGAAAGAGAAAGGACGTGAATCTTGACactttctttttacctttcTTGGTGAAAAAATCCTTGGAATATTTGCCGCTCATTATGAGTTTGCGTGGGACACTCCCCAGCAGCTCAATGATCAGCGCTATGTGGTCTACACCCCAGTGGGTAGCAGAAAAGGAAGAAGACAAACAACATATTGATCAGAGTGTGTCTCAGTCGGGCCCACTCTGGGTGTGTGGGTGGAGGGTTGAAGGAGTTCGAGTCCGACCGACAGCACGTCAGAGTTTACTGATTAAACTAACAGACATTTGAACAGCTCTCCAGCATTTCTTTGCtgctcaataaataaatagcagcAGCAtctttaaggggaaaaaaagaggctaATCACACACCAAACTGTTGTAATGGCAACAATCTCATTACTTAAGAGATGAAGCATTTCCCATCAGGCACTAACATCTGTCTTGGGTAAATTGATCTGAGACCAAAATACTGGTGTAATAGCACCAAACTGTATTCAGTTTCCCTCAGGCCACTTTCAGAGGTG
It encodes the following:
- the lhfpl5b gene encoding LHFPL tetraspan subfamily member 5b gives rise to the protein MDLLPAQEAAKIYHTNYVRNSRAIGVMWAVFTICFSIITMVVFIQPYWIGDSVNTPQAGYFGLFHYCIGNALTSELTCKGSVFDFNSIPSPAFRTAMFFVGTSMLLVVGTMVAFSLFFFCNAGNVYKICAWMQLASAVLMAMGCMIYPDGWNAAEVKRMCGQRTDKYTLGNCTVRWSYILAIICILDAVLLALLSFTLGNRQDNLLPDGFEVEGAENS